In Anaerobacillus isosaccharinicus, one genomic interval encodes:
- the putP gene encoding sodium/proline symporter PutP yields METATLVTFIVYLIGMLAIGLVAYRMTSNLSDYVLGGRRLGGGVAALSAGASDMSSWLLLGLPGYAYVAGMEAIWISVGLAVGAYLNWQFVASRLRKYTEIAGDSITVPDFLENRFRDKSKVLRVISAFVILIFFAFYTSSGLVGGALLFEASFGLTYTQALWIGAIVIISYTFLGGFLAVSWTDFFQGILMFIALILVPVVAISEMGGWSETVNAVGNVNPEFLDVFNGVTALGIISLAAWGLGYFGQPHIITRFMAVKSSKEIPKARLVGMTWMVLALMGAIFTGFVGIAYFSANGPADALAEGAHETVFILFTQLLFNPWISGFLLAAILAAIMSTIDSQLLVSSSAITEDFYKAIFRKSASQTELVWVGRSGVVLIALIAIVLAYNPESSVLDLVSYAWAGFGAAFGPVIILSLFWRRMTRNGALAGMIVGALTVFIWSELSGGLFDLYEIVPGFVFGWIAIMVVSYIGKAPSEEILNEFDSVKTSKI; encoded by the coding sequence TTGGAAACTGCAACTTTAGTAACGTTTATCGTTTATTTAATAGGGATGCTAGCAATTGGACTTGTTGCTTATCGAATGACTAGTAATCTTTCAGATTATGTTTTAGGTGGTCGAAGATTAGGTGGAGGGGTTGCTGCACTAAGTGCTGGGGCTTCAGATATGAGTAGTTGGCTTTTATTAGGATTACCTGGTTACGCCTATGTAGCTGGTATGGAAGCGATTTGGATTTCAGTAGGTTTAGCTGTAGGGGCTTATTTAAACTGGCAGTTCGTTGCGTCACGCTTACGTAAGTATACAGAGATTGCTGGGGATTCAATCACGGTTCCTGACTTTTTAGAAAATCGTTTCAGAGACAAATCAAAGGTACTTAGAGTGATTTCAGCATTTGTTATTTTAATTTTCTTTGCTTTCTATACTTCATCAGGATTAGTAGGGGGAGCACTATTATTTGAGGCATCATTTGGATTAACTTATACTCAAGCATTATGGATCGGTGCTATTGTTATTATTTCATACACATTCCTAGGGGGCTTTTTAGCAGTAAGTTGGACTGACTTTTTCCAAGGGATTTTAATGTTTATCGCATTAATTCTTGTTCCTGTTGTTGCCATATCAGAAATGGGTGGTTGGAGCGAGACTGTAAATGCGGTAGGAAATGTTAACCCAGAATTTCTAGATGTTTTTAATGGTGTGACAGCATTAGGGATTATTTCTCTAGCTGCATGGGGCTTAGGTTACTTTGGGCAACCACATATCATTACCCGTTTTATGGCAGTTAAATCATCTAAAGAAATTCCAAAGGCTAGACTAGTTGGTATGACATGGATGGTACTTGCGCTAATGGGTGCGATTTTCACTGGTTTTGTAGGGATTGCATATTTCTCAGCAAATGGACCTGCAGATGCATTAGCAGAAGGTGCGCATGAAACAGTCTTTATCTTGTTTACACAATTATTATTTAACCCATGGATATCTGGGTTTCTATTAGCAGCGATTTTAGCGGCGATCATGAGCACAATTGATTCACAGTTACTTGTATCATCTAGTGCGATTACAGAGGATTTCTACAAAGCTATTTTTAGAAAGAGTGCGAGTCAAACAGAGTTGGTATGGGTTGGTAGATCTGGGGTTGTCTTAATTGCGTTGATCGCAATTGTCCTAGCTTACAATCCTGAGAGCTCAGTACTTGATTTAGTTTCGTACGCTTGGGCAGGATTTGGTGCAGCATTTGGTCCTGTAATCATTCTTTCATTGTTCTGGAGACGAATGACGCGTAACGGAGCATTAGCAGGAATGATTGTTGGTGCACTAACAGTGTTTATCTGGAGTGAATTAAGTGGTGGTTTATTCGACCTATACGAAATCGTACCAGGATTTGTTTTTGGTTGGATTGCTATTATGGTCGTAAGTTACATCGGAAAAGCGCCATCAGAAGAAATTTTAAATGAATTTGATAGTGTGAAAACGAGTAAGATATAA
- a CDS encoding NfeD family protein translates to MELFGYSLETIYLTMLIVGGSLTFLYILFGDLVEGIFESFSEGPINPTVILAFITIFSAMAYLMEKLTSVHSLIVFLVSIVIALILVTLLNVFILIPLSKAEATLAYSDEDLKGRIGKVIISIPVDGFGEVIIQGNGGNIAKSAVSFEQEAIPYDTEVLVIDVKNGVLHVLPHEKLE, encoded by the coding sequence ATGGAGCTTTTCGGCTATTCTTTAGAAACAATCTATTTGACTATGCTCATTGTCGGTGGAAGCTTAACATTCCTTTATATTTTATTTGGTGATTTAGTGGAAGGGATCTTCGAGAGTTTTTCTGAAGGTCCCATAAATCCGACGGTTATTTTAGCATTTATTACAATTTTTAGTGCAATGGCTTATCTAATGGAGAAGTTAACTAGTGTTCATAGTCTTATAGTCTTTCTTGTATCAATTGTTATTGCGTTAATTTTAGTAACGTTGTTAAATGTGTTCATTCTAATTCCGCTATCAAAAGCTGAGGCGACCCTTGCATATTCTGATGAAGACTTGAAGGGGCGAATAGGAAAAGTAATTATTTCAATACCTGTTGATGGCTTTGGTGAAGTAATTATACAAGGCAATGGCGGTAATATCGCCAAGTCTGCCGTTAGCTTTGAGCAAGAAGCAATTCCGTATGACACGGAAGTATTAGTCATTGACGTCAAAAATGGGGTGCTACACGTACTGCCCCATGAAAAACTAGAATAA
- a CDS encoding flotillin family protein, producing MDLIWIVVGIVAFLILALIGVFVTKYRTVGPDEALIVTGSYLGGKNVNVDESGNKIKIVRGGGTFVFPVFHQSASLSLLSSKIDVSTPEVYTEQGVPVMADGTAIIKIGGSIGEIATAAEQFLGKTKADRENEAKEVLEGHLRSILGSLTVEEIYKNREKFSQEVQRVASQDLAKMGLVIVSFTIKDVRDKNGYLESLGKARISQVKRDADIATAEADKETRIKRAEADKEAKRAELERATEIAEAEKVNKLKVAEFRREQDVAKARADQAYHLEEARSKQEVMEQQMQIQIIERQKQIELEEKEILRREKQYDSEVKKKADADRYAVEQAAEADKTKQFTEADAHKYRIEAMAKAEAEKIRLDGTAKAAAEKAKGETEADVIRLKGLAEAEAKEKIAEAYEKYGQAAMLDMILEMLPAYAKEVASPLSNIDKITIVDTGSSGENGGANKVTGYATNLMSTLQESLKASSGIDVKELIENFSGKGNVRASIDQLSNELAASKVAPIEKKTEE from the coding sequence ATGGATTTAATTTGGATTGTTGTGGGTATTGTAGCATTTTTAATTCTTGCTCTTATTGGAGTTTTTGTAACAAAATATCGTACAGTTGGCCCAGATGAAGCTCTTATTGTTACAGGCAGTTATTTAGGCGGAAAAAATGTAAATGTTGATGAGTCAGGGAATAAAATAAAAATCGTTCGTGGTGGCGGTACATTTGTTTTCCCAGTATTTCATCAATCGGCTTCTTTAAGTCTTTTATCTAGTAAAATTGATGTATCTACGCCTGAAGTATACACTGAACAAGGTGTACCGGTAATGGCTGATGGAACCGCAATTATTAAAATTGGTGGTTCAATTGGTGAAATTGCCACAGCTGCGGAGCAATTTTTAGGTAAGACGAAAGCAGATCGTGAAAATGAAGCAAAAGAAGTTTTAGAAGGGCATTTACGTTCAATCTTAGGTTCTTTAACAGTCGAAGAAATTTATAAAAATCGGGAAAAATTCTCGCAAGAAGTACAACGTGTTGCCTCACAGGATTTAGCAAAAATGGGTCTTGTCATTGTTTCATTTACAATTAAAGATGTTCGTGATAAAAATGGATACTTAGAATCATTAGGTAAGGCTCGAATTTCACAAGTAAAGCGTGATGCTGACATCGCTACGGCTGAAGCTGATAAAGAAACAAGAATTAAGCGTGCTGAAGCTGACAAAGAAGCCAAACGCGCTGAGTTAGAAAGAGCAACTGAAATTGCAGAAGCAGAAAAGGTGAACAAATTGAAAGTTGCAGAGTTCCGTAGAGAACAAGATGTAGCTAAGGCCAGAGCTGACCAAGCGTACCACTTAGAAGAAGCTCGTTCAAAGCAAGAGGTTATGGAACAACAAATGCAAATTCAGATCATCGAACGTCAAAAGCAAATTGAATTAGAAGAAAAAGAGATTTTAAGACGTGAAAAGCAATACGACTCTGAAGTTAAGAAAAAAGCCGATGCAGACCGTTATGCAGTTGAACAAGCGGCAGAAGCGGATAAAACAAAACAATTTACAGAAGCAGATGCTCATAAGTACCGTATTGAGGCTATGGCGAAAGCAGAAGCAGAAAAAATCCGTCTCGACGGTACCGCAAAAGCTGCAGCGGAAAAAGCCAAAGGGGAAACAGAAGCAGATGTTATTCGCCTAAAAGGTCTTGCTGAAGCCGAAGCAAAAGAAAAGATCGCTGAAGCCTACGAGAAGTACGGTCAAGCAGCAATGCTAGATATGATTTTGGAAATGCTTCCTGCTTATGCGAAAGAAGTTGCTAGTCCATTATCTAATATCGATAAGATTACAATTGTTGATACAGGTTCAAGTGGTGAAAATGGTGGAGCTAATAAAGTAACTGGTTATGCCACAAACCTAATGTCAACGTTACAAGAATCGTTAAAAGCATCTTCAGGAATTGATGTAAAAGAACTAATTGAAAACTTTTCAGGGAAAGGGAATGTGAGAGCTAGTATTGATCAGCTTTCAAATGAACTTGCAGCATCTAAAGTTGCCCCAATTGAGAAAAAGACAGAAGAGTAA
- a CDS encoding CamS family sex pheromone protein, protein MKRLISLLLFTTLILSGCIGILDKEEEIIVIEETEDDDQVIISPNLNTPENYYRTVLHEGDYKHSEARGLIPHAVYNRLDINQLEIGLMELAQTRFPQNQFYFQEGQYLEGSLINRWLRRYDPDRESHREGLNPPLGEGATEREKHENQPAYLSHIMEHNYLKGVEDGSIELGGLVLGISLNSVYYYQTEAFGAVFEYPLEEEQLLEEGKRIAIEVLNRVRERGNLADVPIMIALYKEERRQAIVPGTFMALTVIEPGKRIERWETVNDAHYFFPSRQATTDFREDANRFASFKQDVDGFFENYVGLVGRGSYKNNQLQELTIEINLQTNGKAEIIAMTQYITDRMKKHFPATLTVQIYITSLGGAESIIVRHANDEPFVHIYR, encoded by the coding sequence ATGAAGCGTTTAATCAGTTTACTACTTTTTACTACTTTAATACTGTCCGGTTGCATTGGAATCCTTGATAAAGAAGAAGAGATTATTGTCATTGAAGAAACGGAAGATGATGACCAAGTAATCATTAGTCCTAACTTAAACACTCCTGAAAATTATTATCGAACAGTATTACATGAAGGGGATTACAAGCATAGTGAAGCAAGAGGCTTAATTCCACATGCAGTTTATAATCGGCTAGATATTAATCAATTAGAAATTGGTTTAATGGAATTAGCACAAACAAGATTCCCACAAAACCAGTTTTATTTTCAAGAAGGACAATATTTAGAGGGGTCCTTAATAAATCGTTGGCTACGCAGGTATGACCCAGATCGAGAGAGTCACCGAGAAGGTTTAAACCCGCCATTAGGTGAAGGCGCAACCGAAAGAGAAAAACATGAGAATCAACCAGCCTATTTGTCTCACATTATGGAGCATAACTATTTAAAAGGTGTAGAAGATGGATCGATTGAGTTAGGTGGTTTAGTATTAGGTATTTCTTTAAATTCGGTTTACTATTACCAAACAGAAGCTTTTGGTGCCGTTTTTGAATATCCCTTGGAAGAAGAGCAGCTTTTAGAAGAAGGGAAACGAATTGCAATTGAAGTTCTAAATCGTGTTCGCGAAAGGGGAAATCTGGCTGACGTCCCAATTATGATAGCTCTATATAAAGAAGAGCGTCGACAAGCCATTGTTCCTGGAACGTTTATGGCACTAACCGTTATTGAACCTGGCAAGCGAATTGAACGTTGGGAAACAGTTAATGATGCCCATTACTTCTTTCCATCTAGACAAGCGACAACTGACTTTAGAGAAGATGCTAATCGATTTGCAAGCTTTAAACAAGATGTCGACGGTTTTTTCGAGAATTATGTCGGTCTCGTTGGCAGAGGTAGTTATAAAAATAATCAACTCCAAGAGCTTACGATAGAAATTAACTTACAAACGAATGGAAAAGCTGAAATTATTGCTATGACGCAATACATTACCGATCGTATGAAAAAACACTTTCCAGCCACTTTAACAGTTCAAATATATATAACGTCCTTGGGTGGTGCTGAGAGCATTATTGTTAGACATGCAAATGATGAACCTTTTGTGCATATTTACCGGTAG
- a CDS encoding PspA/IM30 family protein — protein MFEFFKRIKTVVSSELYSMLEKAEDPEKMLDQFVREMGNEIKDVETATAKMIAEEKLFNKKVIDAKELVEKREQQALKALESGNEELARRALEDKVRVAKELEQLEQLHRNIALQAEDLKDKLKHMKSEFREMELKRETLKAKAGAAKAKTQMNRSLSSINNVGAKQGFERMEKKVMQFEAEAEASEDLRMANQSLDKELEGLDKENSIDLELARLKDKLKSE, from the coding sequence TTGTTCGAATTTTTTAAAAGAATTAAAACAGTTGTAAGTTCCGAGCTCTATAGCATGCTTGAAAAAGCAGAAGATCCAGAAAAAATGTTAGATCAGTTTGTAAGGGAAATGGGTAATGAAATTAAAGATGTTGAAACTGCTACCGCAAAAATGATTGCAGAAGAAAAGTTATTTAACAAAAAGGTAATCGATGCAAAAGAATTGGTAGAAAAACGTGAACAACAGGCTTTAAAGGCGTTAGAGTCTGGAAATGAAGAATTAGCTAGACGTGCCCTCGAAGATAAAGTTAGGGTCGCCAAGGAACTTGAGCAACTAGAACAATTGCACCGGAATATTGCTCTTCAAGCAGAAGACTTAAAAGACAAGTTAAAACATATGAAGTCAGAGTTTCGCGAAATGGAGTTGAAACGTGAGACGTTGAAGGCAAAAGCAGGTGCAGCAAAAGCAAAGACTCAAATGAACCGATCGTTATCTTCTATAAACAATGTTGGTGCAAAACAGGGCTTTGAAAGAATGGAAAAGAAAGTCATGCAATTTGAAGCAGAAGCTGAAGCAAGTGAGGATTTACGCATGGCAAATCAAAGCTTGGATAAAGAACTAGAGGGCCTTGATAAAGAAAATAGCATTGATCTAGAGCTTGCAAGGTTAAAAGATAAACTCAAAAGTGAATGA